The Babylonia areolata isolate BAREFJ2019XMU chromosome 24, ASM4173473v1, whole genome shotgun sequence genomic interval GATCTTTAGTCTCTGGAACACATGGAATCAACCTGGCAAATGAGCTTTAACCCCGGCAAATGCACCATCACCTGCTTCTCCCCAAGCAAGAAGAAAACTGTAATACCAACTGTGAACAGCCTCCATGGGCAGACACTGGAAATATCATCCAGCAAAATACTTTGGCATTACTATTACAGAGGACCTGTCCTGGGAAAAATATCACCAACACGGTTAACAAGGACAACAGAGCTGTAGGTTTTCCGAGGTGGAACTTAAACAAATGCTCCACCAGCATCAAGTCAGTGACGTGCAAGACCATGGTCAGACCGGTCTTTTAGTACGCTGCCACCATCTGGAATCCAACCTGTCAGAATGATGTCAATACTTGAGAAATGCGATGCAGGGCAACCCACTACGTCTTCAACAACTACAGTGAGCAGACACCGGGACATGTGACCATCATGCTCAACACATTGCAGTGGGAGCCTCTCACTAAAAGAAGACAACACAATCACCTCACCATGCTTTACAAGATAAAGAACAGCAAAGTAGGCTTTggtaacccccaccccttttaGACCAAAGGAGATATCCAGACAAGGGGAgcccaaagacttttccagaaatgcaccacctacccagccctctgCAACAGCTTCTTTCCAAAATCCCTGCACCAGTGGCACAACCTGCCTCCTACATTCACAGATACTCCTTCGTTGGAGCTCTTCCATACCAGCCTGGGTCAGCGTATTGGCTCAGCTGAAAGTCAGTAACCAGCAGCACCACTTGTACATAGTTTTAACCTTTCAGACCAAGTTATTTCTTAGCTATGAGCCACTCACTTTTCACTCCCAGTTAGCTGTGCAGACTTTACTGCTTGTCAATATACACATGTCAGGAACCCAGTCCATTCCAAAGAAGATTAAGATGGTTGACATTGATTCTAGGATTTGACATGATGTGTGTCAGCCAGGGTTTGACTTGCTGTCTGTTGTCAGGTTTACCGAGTCAGGCTGGACGAACAGCCATTGTGACAGGTGGAGCGTCAGGCATCGGTCTACATGTCAGCAAACAGCTGGCCAGCCTGGGAGCCAGTGTCATCATTGGTAAGAGGAGAGCCTACACTGTGGGGCAATAGAggcatttgttttgtttccttttttaattgtcatttaggcatttgttttgtttccttttttaattGTCATTTTTACCAAGCATTCTTATTTTTCATCTTCTCCATTCCATGCATTTACTTTCACCTCTACCACCTATATTGGAGGGGATGAGTAGGTAAAAAGTCAGTCACTGGTAAAGGTCTGTAAACTGAGTGACTGACTCAATATAGGTTTTTCACTGTGTCAGTATGATACATTCAAGCTCTGTTACTGTGATAAAGATCTGTCACTGATAGAATAAaggtctgtctctttcagtctttgataAAGATCAGTCACTGATACACTAAAGGTAGATCACTATGATAAAGATCCAGGTTGAGCCCAGACTCAGCCTATGACAGTGTGCTTACACTTGTCAGGAAGAGCATGTTTGAGTTGGCTTTGCTTGGCCCTGCTAAGGTGCTGGGTTGAGCCACACTGCCACAATCCAGCCTCTCAATCAAACTGGAAAGAAGTTGTTGccgcatgtttttgtgtgtgtcgttttttttaacacaacagtGATAAAACTGATGAGCAATGAAGTGTGAAACAATATTCATTCCACATTAATGTAAAATGAAACAATGCATAAACAGACTCATTCTAATAATTGCACTTTGCCAGGATATAATGTTAATAGCGTACTCTTACTTCAACTTACTCTTTGAAAGTAATATAGAATGGACTGTTGAATGCTGATGGAAATCAGTAAGGCTAACAGGAACACAAAGTGTAATTGTTGTGTTCCATTACAatagtggtgattttttttttttaataatgttgtaAATATCAGGAAGTTGACCAGTGTAAGATAGAATTGTTTGCAAATGAATTGAGGAACAAAGATAACCACACAAACTTATCAGTTGTGACTTTCTCAACTGTATGCCCAGTGCCAGAGACCTTCTTTGAACTGTATTGAGTATTCTTCAGGAATATAGTCATGTGCTGTGTTGCTAGCTTGCTGGAAGCTTGCTGGGTGTTTCCAGTGAGGTCAGCACAGTTCACAGTTTTAAGGTGTAAACTCAGTACGTTGAATGTGTGCTGAGCGTGTGCTGTAGCATGAATAGCCTCACAATAAAGGTATGTaaatgtgacacagtgtgtaaagTCTGTCACTGTGATATAGTTTGAAAGGTTTGTCACTGAGATACAGCCAGTGTAGTGGAATGGTCAGCTAAGCTGTGTCATAAACCCAAGCAGTATCATGCAAACACCGCTAAGCTGTGTCTTTACCCAAGCAGTTTCATGCAAACAAGCACTGACACAGATGAAGCATTGTGTGTAGTGACCTTTATTTGGATCTACAGTGAGACGGTATTCACCACTGGTTGACCAAATTGTATACAACAGCATGATAGTGAATGAAAAGAGagtgaaaaaagtgtgtgtgtgtgtgtgtgtacagcatgtCGCAGGAAGGAGGAAGCTGAAATAGCCATAGACATCATACAACAGGAGTGTCCATCAGCAAAAGGTCAGCATCAccttcatcatgtgtgtgtgtgtgtgtgatacaactgatgtgatatgtatgatacaagtgatgtgatgtgtgcggTATCACATAGTGTAATGTGAtatgacatgtgatgtgtgtgatattatGTGGAATGATTTGTGTGATGCTTGTGATGTATGTAATATCACATGGTAATATGTGAGTGATACATATGATGTGTGTGATATCATCTAGTATGTTGTGTGTAATATCACATGGTATGATGTGTGTGATACATGTGACATAATGTGTGTGTTATCacgttgtatgatgtgtgtgatatgtttgatgtgtgtgatATCACTTGGTATGATGTGTGTGATATCACATGGTATGATGTGTGAGATCAATGTGACTTGATGTGTGTGATATCACAATGTGCTGTGTGGCAGTGAGGTTCATGGAGCTGGACCTGGCTTCGTTCAGCTCTGTGCGAAGGTTTGTGTCTGACTTCCTGGCCACTGGCAGCCCCCTCCACATCTTGATCAATAATGGTGAGTTTTTTACCTGTCCGTCCACATCTTGATCAATAATGGCAAGTGGTTTACCTGTCCGTCCATATCTTGATCAATAATGGTGAGTGGTTTATCTGTCCGTCCACATCTTGATCAATAATGTTGAGTGGTTTATCTGTCCGTCCACATCTTGATCAATAATGGTGAGTGGTTTATCTGTCCGTCCACATCTTGATCAATAATGTTGTGTGGTTTACCTGTCCATCCACATCTTGATCAATAATAGTAACTTACCTGTCCCCTCCACACGTTGCTCAATAACTTAACCTATCTCACCATATCTTGGTCAGTAACAGTGACTAACTTACCTTTCCCTCCACGCCTTGATCAATCACTTACCTACCCCTTGATTAATAATGGCAACTCACCTGTCCTTCCACAATTTGATTGATAACGGTTGTGACTgtactgtgagtgtgtttgatgtggctgtgctgtgtgtttgatgTGGCAGTGTTTATTACTGTCAATGTGTCCTGTCACCAGGGGGTGTGATGCTGACGCCTCACCACCTCACACATGACGGGCAGGAGCTCCACCTACAGGTGAACCACCTCTCCCATGCCCTGCTTACCTCCCTTCTGATCCCCACCATGGAGTCCTCAGGGGACGGGCCGAGAGTGGTCAATGTGTCCTCTGTTGTTCACCATGTGGCCACCTTGCGCACAAACACCTGGCCTGAAGAAATGTGGGTCTGGCAGCACTCGCCTTCATTAAAGAGAGTGGATGCAGGATGCAGTTTAATGAAAGAGAATGGAAACAGAGATTGGTTTGAGAGTGGAAACAGGGAGTGGTTTGAAAAGAGTGAAAATAGGTTGTGGTTTGGAAGAGAGTGGATACAGGCTGTAATTTGAAGAGTGGAAACAGGGAGTGGTTTGAAAAAAAGTAGAAATAGGTTGTGGATTGGAAGAGACTGGAAATAGGGAGTGGTTTGAAAAGAGTGGAAACTGGTTTTGGTTTGAAACAGATTGGATATGAAGTGGTTCTAACTGAGTGGAAATAGGCTGTGGTTTGGATATGAAGTGGTTCTAACTGAGTGGAAATAGGCTGTGGTTTGGATATGAAGTGGTTCTAACTGAGTGGAAATAGGCTGTGGTTTGGAAGAGAGTGGAAATAGGGAGTGGTTTGAAAGAATTTGGAAACATGGAGTGGTTCAAAAGAGAGTGGAAACAGAGaatggtttgagagagagtggaaatagGGAGTGGTTTGAAAGAGAGTGGAAATAGGGAGTAGGTTGAAAGTATTGATTTGAAGAGAGTGGAAATATATTGTGGTTTGGAAGTGAACGGAAAACAAAGTCATTTGAAAAGAGCAGAAATAGGTTGCGGTTTGGAAGAGAGTGAAAATAGAGTGGTTCAAGCAGAATGGAAATAGGTTGTTTACTAGAGAGTGGATATGGAGTGGAAATAGGTTGTAGTTTGGTACAGACTGGAAATGGAGTGGTTTTAAAAGAGTGGAACTAGGTTGTGTGTTGGAAGAGAGTGGAAGCTGTGAGTCGTTTGAAAAGAGAGAAGGCAGGGAGTCGTTTGAATGAGTGGAAATAGTTTTGTGGTGTGAAAGTGGAAATAGGAAATGGTATAAAACAGTGGAAACAGGAAGTGGTGTAAACAAAGTGGAAGCAGGAAGTGGAAATGGGGAGTTGTTTGAAAGAAAGTGGAAACAGGGTGGTTTGAATGTGGAAAATAAGGAGTGGTTTTAAACAGAGTGGAAatgagtagttgttgtttttttgaaagaGTGGTAAAAGGTAATGGTTTGAAAGAGTGGAAATAGGAGTGCTTTGAAAATGAAAATAGGGAGTGGAAATGAgtaggtggtttttgttgttgttgttttttcggggatgggggtgagttgtttgtttcactttggggaggtggggggggttagtgcatgttgttgttttttttgttgttttttaactgtgGTATTTGGAAATGGTTTGAAAGAGTGGAAATAGGGAGTGGTTcaaagagagtggaggggggagtgaaaTAAAACAGATTGGAAGCAGGGAGTGTGAGCCATCTCATCTGTATCTCAAAGAGTGGAAATAGGGAGTGGTTCAAAAGAGAGTGGtatggaaaaaaaagttgaaatagGGAATATGAGCCATCTGTATAAACTTTAAAGTAATCACAATATTTATGCTGAATGTGTGATTGGACGTTATTTGCTGTAATAtttggattttcattctttttaaggTCAGTGTGATTTATACCAAACAGTCCTCTTGATCTCCCAAGTGGGCAAGACatattttctgtgtgtctatatttggaattttttttttttttttttgagggtaaGGGAGGTGAGGGGAAAGTCAGATAAAAAGGTCCTAACAGGCATTGTTTATGATATCATATGATTAGGGGAAGTTGATTCTTTTATATGTGCATGTCTATACGCACATGTTTGTGTCAGGCAACGTGATGACTGGAGTTACTCCCCTCACAACGCCTACGCTACCTCCAAGCTGGCCATACTGCTGTACACATATGCCCTCAGTCGTCGCTTGGCGCAAAAAGGTTCAATGGTGACGGTGAATGCCGTGCACCCGGGAGTGGTGAACACAGACCTTTACCAGCATGTGCACTGGACTGTGAGCTGGGCCATGGACATCCTCAGACACTACTTCTTCatggtgcgagtgtgtgtgtgtgtccacatttgTATATTTGTGATTCTGCTTTTAtatgtgtctgcatatgtgtacgtgtgtgtctgtgtgtttgtgtatatgcatcTCATGAATGTGTCTTGATATGGAAAACCAGCAAATAAGGCCATTAAATTAATATACTTTTGTGGAAAGGGAAAATATTTGGGAGATTTGGGTAAGATTTGTGAATCGTTTTGATTGTGCTTTGCTACTTGATGAAGCTTTTCAGAATATTCTGTGCAGTAGGAGCAAAACTTCTCACTTCCTGAGTTTCACATACGGTTTCACATTCACACTCTGTCAAAAGACAGTAAGTAGATCCTGCCAGTTACAACATTATGTTTTAATGTAATGTGTGTAGATTCTGCCAGTCACGGCCTTATGTTTGGAtgtgatgtgttttcagagcCCAGAGAATGCGGCACTGTGGTTGCTGCATGTGGCCACATCAGCTGAACTGCAGGGCGTGTCTGGCTGTTACTTCTCTGTGGGTGAGCAGTGTGCCtccagcccctcctccctccgcccctccctgCAGGAAACGGTCTTCCTCAGGACGCAGCAGCTGATAGGGCAGACAGTGGACAAGGGCAGAACAGAATAGACTGTGTCTATATTATCAACTGTGCTGTAGTCACAAGGAATAAAGGGAGctcgggggatggggtgggggtggatagtaTATGAAATGTACAAGCATGAATTGGAAATAGTACAATATATGTTGGCATAGGCAGTTTTGCGGGTTACTTAGTtttgtgatggttttttttttctgtcctgttaTCTTTGGCAGTTTGCTGTTTCAATTACATTAAACCCAAGCCTATTGAGTCCCCTATAAACAGCCACACCTTTGCTCATAATTATGTCATAGTCCTGGTGCCAGTAATCCACAGGGAGATCTATCTGTCAGTGTAAAGTCAGCAAGAGGGTTTACATTGGAgcaggccctgcactgctgctgaatcacttcagtggtgttaaGCAGCCTCCGTTCTGATATCCGCAAAACACCACCTAAAAAGCCCCTGCTGATTACACGGAGCCGTACTGAGTAAGCTTTGCTCtggagtgaagaccgccaccacattCCTCCAACCACAGTTCCCCTGAACTGCTGACAACATTGACCGGCAGGATCTCACCCCAAACATGAAGTTTCAGGGGAAATccaaactgaagtcaccatgagagcaggatgTGAAAGTCACAGTATTTAATTAGGATTTTTTAAATTGTAGATGATGATATTGCTGCTATGGGGGTACATTAAGGTTTGGGGCAAGATGACAAAGCTGTTCTCTATGCTTTCTACTATGTCCTGGCATCACCCATGCCTGAAAGATGAAGACACCTGTGTGGTCTCAAGTCTTCCTATTTGAACCCATAGCACAGTAAACTCTTGGCAGGAGCCAGTCACTGGACAAGAAACACGTCTCTGTTGGGGCACGAATCTGCATCCCCCCAGACGTCGGTCCAGTGTTGACCACAAATCACAATGTACGATCAGCAACAAATGTTTTGGGACAGGCTGAAAATCGTTGGATCAACGGTGAACACATTTCAT includes:
- the LOC143299055 gene encoding polyprenol dehydrogenase-like; protein product: MAVEEQTNLKLSVDSLFGTIVNVFYYIVYTIKLYAIGILALLMQLLRKAVPVRGLPSQAGRTAIVTGGASGIGLHVSKQLASLGASVIIACRRKEEAEIAIDIIQQECPSAKVRFMELDLASFSSVRRFVSDFLATGSPLHILINNGGVMLTPHHLTHDGQELHLQVNHLSHALLTSLLIPTMESSGDGPRVVNVSSVVHHVATLRTNTWPEEMQRDDWSYSPHNAYATSKLAILLYTYALSRRLAQKGSMVTVNAVHPGVVNTDLYQHVHWTVSWAMDILRHYFFMSPENAALWLLHVATSAELQGVSGCYFSVGEQCASSPSSLRPSLQETVFLRTQQLIGQTVDKGRTE